From a single Vitis vinifera cultivar Pinot Noir 40024 chromosome 18, ASM3070453v1 genomic region:
- the LOC100242121 gene encoding ABSCISIC ACID-INSENSITIVE 5-like protein 3, with amino-acid sequence MDLRRMASANRSQQSKFPQGYLYHLIFNELQTQLGNVGKPLSSMYLDELLKHVISAEKGQYFMQNPAASSSSSSSSPASLFLGNFNLNGVLDKKTVEEVWEEILHHQHLSGADNGPIQHLSTLGETTLEEFLVRAGVISLGNQNGSTANAQPFMTMDPMAVVPQQPADWFQLPVEAAQQQQPGVLDSSFHVSESVFEGPAIEIGYSKNQMAMSTAVPAVTTSSPNSPVAVERKRWFSDEMMKTIERRQKRMIKNRESAARSRARKQAYTNHLEHEVHQLKKENDLLIRLKELQMRWSLNPTPGPKYQLRRTSSCLF; translated from the exons ATGGACTTGAGAAGAATGGCGTCTGCAAACAGATCTCAGCAGTCAAAGTTTCCACAAGGGTATCTCTACCATCTGATCTTTAATGAGCTTCAGACCCAGTTGGGAAATGTGGGCAAACCTTTAAGTAGTATGTATTTGGATGAGTTACTGAAACATGTGATATCTGCTGAAAAGGGCCAGTACTTCATGCAAAACCCTGCtgcttcttcctcctcttcttcttcatcaccCGCTTCCTTGTTTCTTGGGAATTTCAATTTGAATGGGGTTCTGGATAAGAAAACAGTTGAAGAGGTCTGGGAGGAAATCCTTCATCACCAGCATCTCAGTGGTGCAGATAATGGACCAATCCAGCACCTTTCGACACTGGGCGAAACAACTCTTGAGGAGTTTCTAGTGCGCGCAGGTGTGATTAGTTTAGGGAATCAGAATGGTAGTACTGCAAACGCTCAGCCATTCATGACGATGGATCCAATGGCAGTGGTGCCTCAACAGCCAGCTGATTGGTTTCAGCTTCCGGTGGAAGCTGCTCAGCAGCAGCAACCAGGAGTGTTGGACTCAAGTTTCCATGTTTCTGAATCAGTTTTCGAGGGTCCAGCCATTGAGATTGGTTACTCTAAGAACCAAATGGCTATGTCAACGGCAGTACCGGCAGTGACAACATCATCTCCAAACTCCCCGGTTGCTGTTGAAAGGAAGCGCTGGTTTTCAGATGAGATGATGAAGACCATTGAGAGGAGGCAGAAGAGGATGATCAAGAACCGTGAGTCGGCTGCTAGGTCAAGGGCAAGGAAGCAG GCTTATACCAATCACTTGGAGCATGAAGTCCATCAGTTGAAGAAAGAGAACGACTTGCTCATAAGGCTAAAG GAATTGCAGATGCGGTGGTCTTTGAATCCAACACCGGGGCCCAAATACCAACTGCGGCGTACCAGCTCGTGTCTGTTCTAG
- the LOC100247254 gene encoding uncharacterized protein LOC100247254, whose translation MEIKLSLVEAMVNPGLLTCAREALATLLTYALFQVPFGLLTNNKTKPKGDYHRESQSKLVDAEAGDGDEGNNNDDDGDGGFGEGEEELSSEEGEGYGKNPTSNNGNSKKGTGEGAGGAGEENGEDDEEEDGDDHNEDDDNDDDDDNNNEEDNEDEGGDEEEEEILEEEKPEEDEEDEEEEALQPPKKRKK comes from the exons ATGGAGATCAAATTGAGTCTGGTTGAGGCGATGGTCAACCCGGGTTTGTTAACGTGCGCTCGAGAAGCCCTCGCTACTTTGCTGACCTATGCTTTG TTTCAGGTTCCTTTTGGGCTgttaacaaataataaaaccaaacctAAAGGAGATTATCACAGAGAAAGCCAATCCAAGCTGGTTGATGCTGAGGCAGGAGATGGAGATGAAGGTAACAACAATGATGATGATGGAGATGGTGGCTTTGGAGAAGGTGAAGAGGAGCTATCTTCCGAAGAGGGAGAGGGCTATGGCAAAAATCCCACCAGCAACAATGGCAATTCCAAGAAAGGGACTGGAGAAGGGGCTGGTGGCGCAGGAGAAGAGAATGGAGAAGATGACGAGGAAGAAGATGGTGATGACCATAATGAGGATGATGACAATGATGACGATGATGACAACAACAATGAAGAAGACAATGAGGATGAAGGTGGAGAcgaggaagaggaagaaattCTAGAGGAAGAGAAGCCAGAGGAGGAtgaagaggatgaagaagaagaagccctCCAGCCTccaaagaagaggaagaagtga
- the LOC100260778 gene encoding uncharacterized protein LOC100260778 isoform X1, producing MTRKTSSCSICEKSNLASICAVCVNYRLNEYNTSLKSSKGRRDSLYLRLSEVLVAKGKADDQINWRVLQNEKLARLREKLRHRKEQYLDEPIDVFIGKAKVEKMSNDLKLKYGLLESAMSMLEKNRVEQLEKFYPNLICTQNLGLMAITSERFHKQSVVIKQICKLFPQRRVNIDGEKKDGSSRPYDQICNVRLPRVLDPHSVPSDELAASLGYMVQLLNLVVYNLAAPALHNSGFAGSCSRIWQRESYWNPRPSSRSNEYPLFIPRQNLCSTNGENSWSERSSSNFGIASMESDRKPRLESSGSSSFNYSSASLHSVETHKDLQKGISLLKKSVACLTTYCYSSLCLDVPTEASTFEAFAKLLAILSSSKEVRSVFSLKMACSRSCKQVQQLNKSIWNMNSAISSSTLLESAHTLPMTRNIFDNNLPNSAASFLYTTEMSDIGKNESLIEEWDLVEHANFPPPPSQTEDIEHWTRAMIIDATKK from the exons ATGACTAGAAAAACCAGCAGCTGTAGTATTTGTGAGAAATCGAATCTTGCTTCTATTTGCGCCGTTTGCGTCAATTACAG attaaatgaatataatacTTCATTGAAATCATCGAAGGGTCGTCGGGACTCCCTTTACTTGAGATTGAGTGAAGTTCTTGTGGCAAAG GGGAAGGCAGATGATCAAATAAATTGGAGAGTACTTCAAAATGAGAAGCTGGCCAGGCTGAGGGAGAAGCTTCGTCATAGAAAAGAACAATATTTGGATG AACCAATTGATGTTTTTATAGGGAAGGCTAAAGTTGAGAAGATGTCTAAtgatttgaaactcaaatatggGCTGCTTGAATCAGCCATGTCCATG TTGGAAAAAAATCGCGTGGAACAACTGGAGAAGTTCTATCCTAACCTTATTTGCACACAGAACTTAGGGCTT ATGGCAATAACCTCTGAACGTTTTCATAAGCAGTCGGTGGTTATAAAACAGATATGCAAATTATTCCCTCAACGTCGG GTGAATATTGATGGAGAGAAGAAAGATGGATCTAGTAGGCCATATGACCAAATTTGTAATGTACGCTTACCGAGAGTACTTGATCCTCATTCTGTCCCATCAGATGAGCTTGCTGCCTCATTGGG GTACATGGTGCAACTTCTAAATCTTGTGGTTTACAACTTGGCTGCTCCTGCCCTTCATAACTCAGGTTTTGCG GGTTCATGCTCTAGAATATGGCAGCGAGAGTCTTATTGGAATCCACGGCCGTCTTCCAGAAG CAATGAATATCCCCTGTTTATACCGCGACAAAATCTTTGCTCCACTAATGGGGAAAATTCATGGTCTGAAAGAAGCTCGAGTAATTTTGGCATTGCTTCAATGGAATCTGACAGGAAGCCTCGTCTAGAATCCTCAGGAAGTAGTAGTTTTAACTATTCTTCAGCTTCTCTGCATTCTGTTGAAACTCACAAGGACCTGCAGAAAGGAATTTCACTTCTTAAAAAAAGTGTGGCATGCTTAACCACATACTGTTATAGCTCATTATGTTTAGATGTTCCTACTGAGGCTTCTACATTTGAAGCATTTGCAAAGTTGTTGGCCATACTATCTTCTTCCAAGGAAGTTCGATCTGTTTTCTCCTTGAAAATGGCTTGCTCAAG GTCATGTAAACAAGTTCAACAATTGAACAAATCCATATGGAACATGAATTCAGCAATTTCATCAAGCACTTTACTGGAGAGTGCGCATACACTGCCTATGACG AGGAATATTTTCGATAATAACCTTCCAAATTCTGCTGCTAGTTTCCTTTATACCACTGAGATGTCTGATATTGGAAAGAATGAAAGCCTTATTGAAGAATGGGATCTTGTGGAGCATGCCAATTTTCCACCTCCACCGTCACAAACCGAGGACATTGAGCACTGGACTCGAGCCATGATAATTGATGCTACAAAAAAATGA
- the LOC100260778 gene encoding uncharacterized protein LOC100260778 isoform X2 produces MTRKTSSCSICEKSNLASICAVCVNYRLNEYNTSLKSSKGRRDSLYLRLSEVLVAKGKADDQINWRVLQNEKLARLREKLRHRKEQYLDGKAKVEKMSNDLKLKYGLLESAMSMLEKNRVEQLEKFYPNLICTQNLGLMAITSERFHKQSVVIKQICKLFPQRRVNIDGEKKDGSSRPYDQICNVRLPRVLDPHSVPSDELAASLGYMVQLLNLVVYNLAAPALHNSGFAGSCSRIWQRESYWNPRPSSRSNEYPLFIPRQNLCSTNGENSWSERSSSNFGIASMESDRKPRLESSGSSSFNYSSASLHSVETHKDLQKGISLLKKSVACLTTYCYSSLCLDVPTEASTFEAFAKLLAILSSSKEVRSVFSLKMACSRSCKQVQQLNKSIWNMNSAISSSTLLESAHTLPMTRNIFDNNLPNSAASFLYTTEMSDIGKNESLIEEWDLVEHANFPPPPSQTEDIEHWTRAMIIDATKK; encoded by the exons ATGACTAGAAAAACCAGCAGCTGTAGTATTTGTGAGAAATCGAATCTTGCTTCTATTTGCGCCGTTTGCGTCAATTACAG attaaatgaatataatacTTCATTGAAATCATCGAAGGGTCGTCGGGACTCCCTTTACTTGAGATTGAGTGAAGTTCTTGTGGCAAAG GGGAAGGCAGATGATCAAATAAATTGGAGAGTACTTCAAAATGAGAAGCTGGCCAGGCTGAGGGAGAAGCTTCGTCATAGAAAAGAACAATATTTGGATG GGAAGGCTAAAGTTGAGAAGATGTCTAAtgatttgaaactcaaatatggGCTGCTTGAATCAGCCATGTCCATG TTGGAAAAAAATCGCGTGGAACAACTGGAGAAGTTCTATCCTAACCTTATTTGCACACAGAACTTAGGGCTT ATGGCAATAACCTCTGAACGTTTTCATAAGCAGTCGGTGGTTATAAAACAGATATGCAAATTATTCCCTCAACGTCGG GTGAATATTGATGGAGAGAAGAAAGATGGATCTAGTAGGCCATATGACCAAATTTGTAATGTACGCTTACCGAGAGTACTTGATCCTCATTCTGTCCCATCAGATGAGCTTGCTGCCTCATTGGG GTACATGGTGCAACTTCTAAATCTTGTGGTTTACAACTTGGCTGCTCCTGCCCTTCATAACTCAGGTTTTGCG GGTTCATGCTCTAGAATATGGCAGCGAGAGTCTTATTGGAATCCACGGCCGTCTTCCAGAAG CAATGAATATCCCCTGTTTATACCGCGACAAAATCTTTGCTCCACTAATGGGGAAAATTCATGGTCTGAAAGAAGCTCGAGTAATTTTGGCATTGCTTCAATGGAATCTGACAGGAAGCCTCGTCTAGAATCCTCAGGAAGTAGTAGTTTTAACTATTCTTCAGCTTCTCTGCATTCTGTTGAAACTCACAAGGACCTGCAGAAAGGAATTTCACTTCTTAAAAAAAGTGTGGCATGCTTAACCACATACTGTTATAGCTCATTATGTTTAGATGTTCCTACTGAGGCTTCTACATTTGAAGCATTTGCAAAGTTGTTGGCCATACTATCTTCTTCCAAGGAAGTTCGATCTGTTTTCTCCTTGAAAATGGCTTGCTCAAG GTCATGTAAACAAGTTCAACAATTGAACAAATCCATATGGAACATGAATTCAGCAATTTCATCAAGCACTTTACTGGAGAGTGCGCATACACTGCCTATGACG AGGAATATTTTCGATAATAACCTTCCAAATTCTGCTGCTAGTTTCCTTTATACCACTGAGATGTCTGATATTGGAAAGAATGAAAGCCTTATTGAAGAATGGGATCTTGTGGAGCATGCCAATTTTCCACCTCCACCGTCACAAACCGAGGACATTGAGCACTGGACTCGAGCCATGATAATTGATGCTACAAAAAAATGA
- the LOC100265983 gene encoding uncharacterized protein At4g37920, whose product MELASTTLQARSSFQVIAPSLSFIRNSRRNLCFTRKVEGRRLLVNPIRLQHSSVASIVGDTTAVPSRSTGEPLSFSSSSDPAVDKDVIGYGEKRDGKDDPECLDNHKMIRVCDKLIEVFMVDKPTPTDWRRLLAFSKEWSNIRPHFYRRCQDRADSEGDPGKKHSLLRLGRKLKEIDEDVKRHNELLEVIKGTPPADISAVVAKRRKDFTKEFFVHLHTVAESYHDNPTEQNALAKLGNMCLAAVQTYDTASESIEALNAAELKFQDILNSPSLDVACRKIDSLAEKNQLDSALVLMITKAWSAAKESNMTKDEVKDVLFHLYTTARGNLQRLMPKEIRILKYLLTIEDPEEKMSALKDAFTPGDEIEGKDVDCLYTTPEKLHTWMQTVVDAFHFSREGTLIREARDLMNPKIIQKLEELKKLVQDNFM is encoded by the exons ATGGAGTTGGCTTCTACGACTCTCCAGGCACGTTCCTCTTTCCAAGTTATAGCCCCTTCTCTCTCTTTCATTAGAAATTCAAGACGAAATCTTTGTTTCACTCGTAAAGTCGAAG GTCGTCGCTTGCTGGTTAATCCAATCAGACTGCAGCACTCATCTGTTGCATCTATTGTTGGTGATACAACTGCAGTACCAAGCCGCAGTACTGGAGAACCTTTGTCATTTTCCAGTTCATCTGATCCGGCAGTTGATAAAGATGTCATAGGATATGGTGAAAAGAGAGATGGGAAAGATGATCCCGAGTGCTTGGACAATCATAAAATGATTCGTGTTTGTGATAAGCTAATTGAGGTTTTCATGGTAGACAAGCCCACTCCAACTGATTGGAGAAGGTTGTTAGCTTTCAGCAAGGAATGGAGTAATATCCGTCCTCATTTCTACAGGCGCTGTCAGGACCGAGCAGATAGTGAAGGGGATCCTGGGAAGAAACACAGTCTACTCCGTCTTGGCAGGAAGCTAAAAGAG ATTGATGAAGATGTGAAAAGACATAATGAGCTTTTGGAAGTGATAAAGGGAACGCCACCAGCTGATATCAGTGCAGTTGTTGCCAAGCGTCGGAAGGACTTCACAAAAGAATTCTTTGTGCATCTTCACACAGTAGCAGAATCATATCATGACAATCCAACTGAGCAAAATG CGTTAGCGAAGCTGGGCAACATGTGTTTGGCTGCTGTACAGACCTATGATACAGCATCTGAAAGTATTGAAGCACTGAATGCTGCAGAGTTGAAGTTCCAAGATATTCTCAATTCTCCTTCTCTAGATGTTGCTTGCAGGAAAATAGACAGTTTGGCTGAGAAAAATCAACTTGATTCAGCATTGGTGCTGATGATCACAAAAGCTTGGTCAGCTGCTAAGGAGTCGAACATGACGAAAGATGAG GTAAAAGATGTATTGTTTCATTTGTACACAACTGCGAGAGGTAACCTTCAGAGGCTAATGCCAAAAGAGATTAGAATACTTAAGTATCTTCTCACAATTGAGGATCCGGAGGAGAAAATGTCTGCCTTGAAAGATGCATTTACCCCAGGAGACGAAATTGAAGGAAAGGACGTAGACTGCCTGTACAC GACCCCAGAGAAGCTGCACACCTGGATGCAGACCGTGGTGGATGCATTTCATTTCAGCAGAGAAGGCACTCTCATAAGGGAAGCTAGGGACTTGATGAACCCAAAAATCATCCAGAAACTGGAGGAACTGAAGAAGCTAGTCCAAGACAACTTCATGTGA
- the LOC100252377 gene encoding pentatricopeptide repeat-containing protein At4g18520, chloroplastic — MLAPQITLFQPPSLFTIRRSQSPEPRKNSKTWKSNCKSPTNFLCFSLKTSSSTTEFSNSCKFLSSHKNPDAGFLNVQPIVGHVNANLLAFWLQSCCTVREVRRVHAVVFKCLDNSVTYVNNNLISAYSRFGKLVEARKVFDKMPERNVVSWTAVVNGYSRYGFDDEALRLFDDCIENGVRANGKTFVCVLNLCSKRLDFELGRQIHACIVKDNWRNLIVDSALVCFYAQCGDLSGAFHAFDQMPERDVVCWTTMITACSQQGRGTEALSMFSQMMFNTSSPNEFTVCSVLKACGEEKALEFGKQLHGAIIKKMFKEDVFIGTSLVGMYAKCGEILDSRKVFDGMKKRNTVTWTSIIAGYARNGQGEEAISLFRVMKRRKIFANNLTVVSILRACGSTRNLLMGKEVHAQIMKNSMQSNIYIGSTLVWFYCKCEEHPFASKVLQNMPLRDVVSWTAIISGYTSLGHEPEALEFLKEMLEEGVEPNPFTYSSALKACAHLEAILQGKLIHSSVNKTLALSNVFVGSALINMYAKCGYVSEAIQVFDSMPQRNLVSWKAMIVGYARNGLCGEALKLMYRMQAEGIEVDDYILTTVLSACGDVEWNMESSSDHCLQSS, encoded by the coding sequence ATGCTCGCACCGCAAATTACTCTCTTTCAACCGCCTTCCCTGTTCACCATTCGAAGGTCTCAATCACCGGAGCCGAGAAAGAACTCGAAAACATGGAAGAGTAACTGCAAAAGTCCcacaaattttctttgcttttctttgaAAACTTCTTCTTCCACGACCGAATTTTCTAATTCTTGCAAGTTTTTGAGCTCCCATAAAAATCCAGATGCCGGTTTTTTAAATGTTCAACCAATTGTTGGACATGTCAATGCCAATTTGCTCGCGTTTTGGCTTCAGTCGTGTTGTACAGTAAGAGAAGTTAGAAGGGTACATGCAGTTGTTTTCAAGTGTCTGGATAACTCTGTGACATATGtcaataataatttgattagtGCTTATTCGAGATTCGGGAAGTTAGTGGAGGCTCGCAAGGTGTTTGACAAAATGCCGGAGCGAAATGTTGTTTCTTGGACTGCTGTTGTTAATGGGTATTCGAGATATGGTTTTGATGATGAAGCATTGAGGTTATTCGATGATTGTATTGAGAATGGCGTTCGAGCAAACGGTAAGACTTTTGTTTGTGTTCTGAATTTGTGTAGTAAGAGATTGGATTTTGAGCTTGGAAGGCAAATTCATGCTTGTATTGTGAAAGATAACTGGAGGAACTTGATTGTTGATAGTGCTCTTGTTTGCTTCTATGCACAATGTGGTGATCTGTCTGGGGCTTTTCATGCGTTTGATCAAATGCCTGAGCGGGATGTAGTTTGCTGGACAACCATGATTACTGCTTGCTCCCAACAAGGGCGTGGAACAGAGGCTTTGTCTATGTTCTCACAAATGATGTTCAACACATCTTCTCCTAATGAGTTTACAGTGTGTAGCGTTTTGAAGGCTTGTGGAGAGGAGAAGGCTTTAGAATTTGGAAAGCAGTTACATGGTGCCATAATTAAGAAGATGTTTAAGGAAGATGTTTTCATAGGGACTTCCTTAGTGGGCATGTATGCAAAGTGTGGGGAAATATTAGATTCAAGAAAAGTGTTTGATGGAATGAAGAAGAGAAACACGGTTACGTGGACTTCTATCATAGCTGGATATGCTCGTAATGGGCAGGGGGAGGAGGCCATTAGCCTCTTTCGAGTGATGAAAAGACGGAAGATATTTGCTAACAACTTGACTGTCGTAAGCATCCTCAGAGCATGTGGCTCAACTAGGAATTTACTGATGGGAAAGGAAGTTCATGCACAGATCATGAAGAATTCCATGCAAAGCAACATCTACATAGGAAGCACTCTAGTATGGTTCTACTGCAAATGTGAAGAGCACCCTTTTGCCTCGAAGGTCCTCCAAAACATGCCTCTTAGAGACGTGGTCTCATGGACTGCTATAATTTCTGGTTATACCAGTCTTGGGCATGAACCTGAGGCTCTTGAATTCTTGAAAGAAATGTTGGAGGAAGGTGTGGAGCCAAACCCTTTCACTTATTCATCGGCTTTGAAAGCATGTGCTCACTTAGAAGCTATTCTGCAAGGGAAATTGATTCACTCTTCTGTGAACAAAACACTTGCGCTGTCCAATGTTTTTGTGGGTAGTGCTTTAATTAATATGTATGCAAAATGTGGATATGTTTCTGAGGCAATCCAGGTTTTTGATAGCATGCCACAACGGAATTTGGTTTCTTGGAAGGCAATGATTGTGGGTTATGCGAGGAATGGGCTCTGCGGAGAAGCTTTGAAGCTCATGTACCGTATGCAAGCAGAAGGTATCGAGGTGGATGATTATATCCTTACGACAGTCCTTAGTGCATGTGGAGATGTTGAGTGGAATATGGAGTCTTCATCTGACCATTGCTTGCAGTCAAGTTGA